The Pseudoalteromonas rubra region ATAATAACGGTCGTAAAGCCGATTTCCGCAACGTAATTGTGGTGATGACAACCAATGCGGGTGTTCAGGAAACCGTGCGCCAATCTATTGGTTTCCAGCAGCAGGATCATTCGCACGATGCTATGGTTGAGATCAATAAGGTGTTTACACCTGAGTTCAGAAACCGTCTGGATAATATTATTTGGTTTAACCACCTTGAGAAAGACGTTATCTTGCAGGTTGTCGATAAGTTTATTGTTGAACTACAGGCGCAGCTTGATAAGAAATCTGTCTGTCTTGATCTGACCAATGAAGCGAGAGATTGGCTGTCAGACATCGGTTACGACAAGTCCATGGGCGCGCGTCCAATGGCCAGGGTGATACAGGACAACCTTAAAAAGCCGCTTGCTAATGAGATTTTGTTTGGTGAGCTGGTTGATGGTGGGACTGTCACTATATCTGTTAAAGATAAGAAGCTGTCGTTTAAGTTCGAGTCTAATGTGGTTGAACCTGCTTAACCTCGACTTAAGATGACAAAAAGCCCGGCAATCGCCGGGCTTTTTGTTTTAATCGTCTCTTTGTATCCGCTTAGTGTGGTAAGCGTTACTGAGCTGGGCGAATTAACGCGCGCGGAAGACGATACGTCCTTTGCTCAGATCATAAGGTGTCATTTCAACAGTCACCTTGTCACCGGTCAAAATACGGATGTAGTTTTTGCGCATTTTGCCAGAGATATGTGCCACAACTACGTGACCATTTTCCAATTCAACACGGAACATAGTATTTGGTAAAGTGTCAAGGACCGTGCCTTGCATTTCAATAACGTCTTCTTTCGCCATGGGGAGCGTATCACCTCTTTGATAAGTTTAACGGTGCAGATTTTGCCGAAAAGCGCGCGATAAGTAAAGGCAGGAGCGCTTATTTTTGTAATCTAAATGTTTACCCAGACATCGCTTTTGAACTGTTGTGCAGGTAAATATTGTTGCTTATAGCGCATTTTGGCGCAGGCATCTATCTGGTAACCAAGATAGAGGTACGCTTTATCATGTTGGCGGGCAAAGTCTAATTGGGCCATGATCATGATAGTCCCCAGGCTCAATTGAGCATATTCGGGGTCAAAAAAAGTATAGATAGCCGATAGAGCGGTGGGCATTGTATCCGTGACTGCAACGGCTATGAGCTGGTCTCTGTGCCACAGCTCTATGAAAGTGATGGGCAGCCAGCGACAAAACAAAAAGCTCTCGTACTGTAGCCGGTTGGGCGGATACATAGAGCCATCGCTGTGGCGCATAGTGATATATTTTTCGTATAACTGATAATAGTCAGGTTGTTCCTGAGTACTGTATTCAAAGCGAAACTCTGGGTTTATTTTATTCCACTTGCGCTTTTGTGAGCGCGAAGGGGTATACGCATCTGCAAGTACACGTACTGACTGGCAGGCATGACAGGCAGGGCAGTGTGGACGATATATCTGATCGCCACTACGGCGAAAACCAAATGAGAGCAAGGTCTCAAAACGGGATGGTGTATAGCAGTTGCTATCCAGGATAACTAACAACTGCTCTTTTCTGTCTGCGAGGTAACTGCAATCAAACTGTTGGCTCAGTCCAATTTTTGAAGGGAAATGTTCAGTCATATATCGCCCTCAATGGTTGCGGATGCCACATCGATTCAGGCACTTGATAATGGCTTGCTGTCTTAAGTTTAGCTAAAAATTCTCTTCGTGAGATGACTTTTGCACCTAAAGACACCAAATAAGGGTTCTCCAGCTGACAGTCTATGAAATGGGCACCATGGCGCTTGAGCCAGTTGACCAATGCCCACATAGCTAGTTTGGAAGCATCTGGTTTGCGGTAAAACATTGACTCACCGCAAAAAACACCATTTAACATCACGCCATATAAACCGCCAATCAGGGTGCTCTCGTGCCACACTTCAACGCTGTGTACGAACCCTTCATCATGGGCTCTCAGATAAGCATCGAGCATGGCACTGTTAATCCAGGTACCTTCTTTATCAAGCCGTTGTTCTCTGCATGCCTTAATAACCTGGTCAAATGCTGTGTTAACAGTAACCTGCGGCGCAAGTTTTCGCATCGACTTTTTGAGTGAACGGCTGACATGGAACTCATTTAAGTCGAGGATCCCCCGTTCGCTCGGCGTCCACCACATAATGGGCTCTCGTTCATTGAACCAGGGGAAAATACCTTGCTGATAGGCGCGACGCAGCCTTGTGGTACTCAGGCATCCACCTACGGCCAGCAGCCCATCTGGATCTTTGAGTGCAAAATGGCAGGGAGGAAAAATAAAATCGGTAGCAGACAGATGAAACAATTGCTGAGTCATATTCGCGGATCTAAATTACAAACTAAAAACCTCGGTGATGAAGTCAGTTTAACCTATTTTCGCCTGGGCGTGGGCATTTTGTATTGGAAGACGTGTGTGAAGTCACACGTCTTCCTGCAGGCGTTACTTAAGGTTGTCTAAGTAACGCTCTGCATCCAGGGCTGCCATACAGCCTGTGCCCGCAGAGGTAATTGCCTGGCGGTAGATGTGGTCAGAGACGTCACCAGCAGCAAAAACGCCTTCAACACTGGTTTGAGTGGCATTGCCGTTTAGGCCTGATTGTACAACCAGGTAGCCGTCTTTCATTTCCAGCTGACCTGCAAACATGTCTGTATTTGGTTTATGGCCGATCGCAATAAACACACCAGCAAGGTCTAGCTGTTCAGTGGCGTCAGAATCGGTATCTTTAATACGGATACCCGTCACACCCATGTCATCGCCCAGGACCTCATCGAGCGTTTTGTTCAGGTGAAGTACAACGTTACCATTGTTTGCCTTTTCCATCAGACGGTCTGACAGGATTTTTTCACTGCGGAAAGTGTCACGTCTGTGGATCACGTGTACTTCTTCAGCAATGTTTGACAGATACAGCGCTTCTTCAACCGCTGTATTACCGCCACCAACAACCGCAACTTTTTGTCCGCGATAGAAGAATCCATCACAGGTTGCACATGCTGACACACCGCGGCCCTGGAAGTTGGTTTCTGATTCCAGACCCAGATACTTAGCAGAAGCACCTGTCGCAATGATCAACGCATCACAAGTATAAGTACCCTGATCACCTGTTAAAGTGAAAGGACGCTTAGTGACATCAACTTTATTGATGTGATCAAAAATGATCTCAGTCTCGAAGCGCTCAGCGTGCTCTTTCATGCGATCCATCAGTGCAGGGCCTGTCAATCCATGCGCATCACCTGGCCAGTTTTCAACTTCAGTAGTGGTAGTCAGCTGACCGCCTTGTTGCATGCCTGTGATCAGTACTGGGTTAAGGTTAGCACGGGCTGCATAGACCGCGGCAGTATAGCCTGCAGGTCCTGAGCCTAAGATCAATAGTTTGCAGTGTTTTGCATCACTCATGTAAACAATTCCTAAAAATAAATTTTATCTTCTCTAGTTAGTGCTGCCGATTCTATGAATTTCAAGCCAGAAGTAAAATAAATTGCAAAAATCGATTTTTTATAAAATGACAAGCTGTCAAATATACTGTACTTGCTGAGAATTTGCGCCACAAGCGTGTAAATGAACGGTATTTCATGACCTGAGAGTTTTTTTTTGCTATGTTCTAGGGAATTTTTCTCTGTCTATTTGACGTTAGTCTGTTTTTAAAGGTAGTTATGGCATTTTGGCAGGATAAACCTGGGTTTTCACTGGAAGCGGAAAGTTGCAGAATACTCACTGACGCGAAACAGTATCATACACAGCTTTTGACACTCATTCGCGGCGCACAGCAACGCATTTATTTAACCGCGTTGTATTTGCAAGACGATGAGGCGGGTCGTGAAATACTCTCTGCTTTACATAAGGTAGCAACAGAGCGGCCACAACTGGAGATCCATGTGCTGGTCGATTTTCATCGTGCTCAGCGTGGTCTGATAGGCGAAGCCAAATCAGAAGGTAATGCGAAGCTGTATTGTGATATGCAAGCACAGTTTGGCTCACAGGTTAAAGTTTACGGTGTGCCGGTCAAAGCAAAAGAACTATTTGGGGTACTTCATCTTAAAGGGTTCGTGATCGATGACACTGTACTTTACAGTGGCGCCAGCATTAACAATGTCTATTTGCAGTATGGTGATAAATACCGCCTTGATCGCTACTTTGTGATTAAGAACCCCGCACTTGCGGCAAGCTTCTGCCATTTCCTGGATACTTATTTGCTTTCCAGCGAGGCGGTTCCGAGATTGGATTTACGCCCACTTAAACCGTTTTCAGAGTTAAAGTTGGCGCAAAAGCAGCTGATGAAGCAGCTCAAAAAAGCTCAGTACGACATGAGTGCGGCAACCGCGGAAAAGGGCTTAAATGTGCGTGCTTTTCTGGGGTTTGGTCGCCGTACTAACAAGCTAAATCGACTTATCAAAGCCTTGTTCGACACTACAGAGCGTGAGCTGTTGTTATACACACCTTATTTTAATTTTCCGGCTCCCTTACTGCGCTCACTGCGAAGGTTGCTCAAAGAAGGTAAGACCGTCACCATAGTGATTGGTGATAAAACCGCAAACGACTTTTATATTTCGCCTGATCAGCCGTTTAGTCGTATTGGTGCTTTGCCTTATTTGTACGAGACCATTTTGTACAAGTTTCTTAAATCGCAAAGACGTTATCTCAATGCCGGTCAGTTGAATGTTTACTTGTGGCGCGATGGCAATAACTCATTTCATCTGAAGGGGATTAACCGGGATAATCAGGTACATCTGATGACCGGCCATAATCTCAATCCGCGTGCCTGGGGCCTGGATATCGAAAATGGTATTCTGATAGAAGATCCTGAGCAGCAACTCGAGCAGGCCATTAGTCAGGAACGTGATGCTATTCTAGCTAACTGCACCAAACTGGCCGGTCCGCAGGATCTTGAAACAGTGGATGATTATCCATCACCAGTGAAGAAAATACTTGGCCAGGCAAAGCGGGTTAAAGTTGACTTTATTATCAAAAAGTTCATCTAAATACAAAAGGGCCTGATGGCCCTTTTTTATACGCCACTGTTATGAGTTGGTATTGTCATAGGCATGGCTGTGGACATTGGCTGCACGACCTGAAGGATCCGCGTTTTGCTCAAATGACGCATCCCAGGCCAGTGCTTCGGGCGTGGAGCAGGCGACTGATTTACCGTGAGGCACACATTTGGCTGCCGCATCCCCAGGGAAATGTGATTCAAAAATACAACGGTAGTAGTAAGCCTCTTTGCTATCCGGGGTGTTGATAGGAAAGCGGTACTGGGCGCTGGCTAGCTCTTGATCGCTGACCTTCTCGTCAACATACTCTTTTAGCGAGTCTATCCAGGAATAACCAACGCCATCGGAGAATTGCTCTTTTTGACGCCAAAGCACATCGTCTGGCAGGTAGCCATCGAATGCTTCACGAATGATGTGTTTTTCAATGCGTCCTTCTTTACACATTTTATAATCCGGGTTAGTACGCATGGCTATATCCACAAACTCTTTGTCGAGGAAAGGTACTCTGGCTTCCACTCCCCACGCAGCCATGGACTTGTTCGCACGCAGGCAGTCAAACATATGCAGTTTAGAAACTTTACGGTTAAGCTCTTCATGGAATTCCTGGCTATTGGGGGCTTTATGGAAATACAAATAACCCCCAAACAACTCATCAGCTCCTTCCCCTGAAAGCACCATTTTTATCCCCATGGCTTTGATGTAACGTGCCATCAGATACATCGGGGTAGATGCCCGAATTGTCGTGACATCGTAGGTTTCTAGATGATAAACCACCTCTTTAAGTGCATCGATACCCTGCTGCACAGTAAAGTGGATTGGGTGATGAACTGTGCCTATCTGATCGGCGACCTTCTGCGCAGCTGCCAGGTCAGGTGATCCTTCCAGGCCGATGGAGAAGGAGTGTAGTTTGGGCCACCAGGCTTCAGTCGCATCATCGTCTTCAATGCGTCGCGCCGCAAATTTTTGCGTTATGGCCGAAATAACGGATGAGTCCAGGCCCCCGGAGAGTAACACGCCGTAAGGCACATCACACATGAGCTGACGTTTTACGGCAGCTTCTAATGCCTCTTTGACCGTACCAGGTTCCGCCTTATTATCCTTAATCGCATCAAATTGCTGCCAGTCTCGCTGATAATAGGGTCTCAGCGTGCCTTCTTTTGAGTACAGGTAATGCCCTGGCGGAAACTCTTCAATCTGATTGCAGATAGGAGTGAGCGCTTTCATTTCACTGGCGACATAGAAGTTACCATGCTGGTCACGACCTGTGTATAGCGGAATAATACCAATATGGTCGCGACCAATCAGGTAGGCATCTTCTTGCTCATCGTACAGGCAAAAGGCAAAAATCCCGTTCAGATCATCCAGAAATTCAGGGCCTTTTTGCTTGTATAGTGCCAGTAATATTTCACAGTCTGATTGGGTTTGAAAGGTGAAAGGGACGCTTAGTTGCTGCGCCAGTTCCTTGTGGTTATATATTTCACCATTTACGGCAAGAATATGCGTCCGCTCCGGGTTGTACAAAGGTTGTGCGCCACTGGATACGCCAACGATGGCGAGTCGTTCGTGCACCAGGATTGCTTTCTCACTGGCATAAACACCGGACCAGTCGGGCCCGCGGTGGCGTAAACGCTTAGACATTTCTATTGCCTGCTCACGCAGAACGCTTGAGTCGGATTTAATTTCCAACACACCAAAAATTGAACACATAATGGACCTCATTCCTGTTAGCTGTTATTGTCGAGCACCTGTATTTTCGGTGTCTCGTGCTCATAGTACTATCAGAAATGGGGTATCAAGTCACATAAAAAAACTGTGATTTTGGTGAGTAAATGTCGCCCTATTTTGGTGCAAAAATGAACCAAAATAGGGCGGTGTGGCTAGTGAGTGGTGCCCGCAGCAATCTGCAGGTCAGTATCATGGGTCAGCGCAGAGGAAATCATGACTTTGAGCGCATCAACGACCTGAGGAGCACTCATACTGGGTGCACCGATTTGGTGCGTGGCTTGTTCGGGTAAGTAAGGGATATGAATGAAGCCACCACGACAATTGAGCTGATGCTCATTGATATAGTGAAGTAATCCGTACATGACATGGTTACACACGTAAGTGCCGGCGGTATTCGAAATACTGGCCGGGATCTGTGCTTGTCTGAGGTCATTGAGCATATGTTTAACCGGGAGTGCAGCAAAGTAGGCGGCAGGCCCTCCCGCTAATACCGGCGTATCTATCGGCTGAGCACCGGCATTATCCGGAATACGTGCATCGTTAATATTGATAGCAACACGTTCAATAGAAATATCCGCGCGGCCACCTGCCTGGCCCACACACAGAACCAGCGCAGGGGCATATTTATCTATGGCTCTGTTCAGTTGTGTTAAGGCATGATCAAACTCGCAAGGAAGCTCCTTGGTACGGATTGTGTGTCCTGCTACGTGGCAACCGTCGAGCTGGTGTACAGCCTGCCAGGAAGGATTAATCGATTCACCGCCGAAGGGCTCGAAACCCGTCAACAATACGGTTTTATGCGTTCCTTTAGTCATTGAAGATGACTCCATACATGAGCAAGATGTTAATGATTAACAGCGACAAAGCTGTCGGAATTTGAACTTTGATAACCTGATATTTGTCTTTCAGATCTAATAGTGCTGCCGGAACTATATTAAAATTGGCGGCCATAGGCGTCATCAGAGTTCCGCAATAACCTGAATACATACCGATGGCAACTAATGGGGCCGGACTTGCGCCATGACCCTGAATTAGAAATGGCACTGCAATGCCGGCTGTCATAACAGGGAAAGCAGCAAATGCATTACCCATGACCATTGTAAACAGGGCCATACCGACACAGTAAATAACAACCAGCATGAAGCGGTTGTCGGGAGAAACAAATAATGTGACCAGATCTTGAATGGCAGTGCCGGTATTGGCGACGATGAACACCCCTCCCAGCATCGCGAGCATTTGCGGCAGAATTGCGGCCCAGCCTATGGAATCGACCAGGCGTCGTGATTCCCCCAGAGCCTGAAACGGGCTGCCACCGGTAAACTTCCAGCTGACTAACAGTGCGACTGTACAGGCCAGCGTCAGTGCTGCAAGGGTCACATGACTCTGGTCGAATACAAACAACCCTGCTACCTGAATATCTTTGAGCAGGATAGTACACACCACAGTTACTATGGGGATAAGCACTGCGGGAATAAACAGCTTATTACCGATCCGTCGGGCACTGGCAGTCTGCACTTCGTCACTGGGTACATCGTAGCTGCCCATGGAGACCTTGCCCATTCCGGCCAGTATTGCGATGGCGATGACAAAGCTTCCTACCCAGCGATGGGTCAGGTTTTCTCCCAAATAGGCGGCAGATAAATCACCAAACAGAAACACACTACCAAATAATCCCCAGAACAAGGCGGTAGTTAGTCGTTTTGGGTGGTGTTTATCTTGCAGTGTTTTGACCACCAAAAATAACACCACGAAGCCGATTAGCAGATATATATTATCAATCGACAGGATAGCAGGCTGCGCACTGGCAGAGGAGGCTATTGTGCTCATGCCAATTCCTCCCGGGCAACTGAATTGCTTGTATTGGAGCCGTTTTGCTCGG contains the following coding sequences:
- the infA gene encoding translation initiation factor IF-1, producing MAKEDVIEMQGTVLDTLPNTMFRVELENGHVVVAHISGKMRKNYIRILTGDKVTVEMTPYDLSKGRIVFRAR
- a CDS encoding arginyltransferase, coding for MTEHFPSKIGLSQQFDCSYLADRKEQLLVILDSNCYTPSRFETLLSFGFRRSGDQIYRPHCPACHACQSVRVLADAYTPSRSQKRKWNKINPEFRFEYSTQEQPDYYQLYEKYITMRHSDGSMYPPNRLQYESFLFCRWLPITFIELWHRDQLIAVAVTDTMPTALSAIYTFFDPEYAQLSLGTIMIMAQLDFARQHDKAYLYLGYQIDACAKMRYKQQYLPAQQFKSDVWVNI
- the aat gene encoding leucyl/phenylalanyl-tRNA--protein transferase, giving the protein MTQQLFHLSATDFIFPPCHFALKDPDGLLAVGGCLSTTRLRRAYQQGIFPWFNEREPIMWWTPSERGILDLNEFHVSRSLKKSMRKLAPQVTVNTAFDQVIKACREQRLDKEGTWINSAMLDAYLRAHDEGFVHSVEVWHESTLIGGLYGVMLNGVFCGESMFYRKPDASKLAMWALVNWLKRHGAHFIDCQLENPYLVSLGAKVISRREFLAKLKTASHYQVPESMWHPQPLRAIYD
- the trxB gene encoding thioredoxin-disulfide reductase; protein product: MSDAKHCKLLILGSGPAGYTAAVYAARANLNPVLITGMQQGGQLTTTTEVENWPGDAHGLTGPALMDRMKEHAERFETEIIFDHINKVDVTKRPFTLTGDQGTYTCDALIIATGASAKYLGLESETNFQGRGVSACATCDGFFYRGQKVAVVGGGNTAVEEALYLSNIAEEVHVIHRRDTFRSEKILSDRLMEKANNGNVVLHLNKTLDEVLGDDMGVTGIRIKDTDSDATEQLDLAGVFIAIGHKPNTDMFAGQLEMKDGYLVVQSGLNGNATQTSVEGVFAAGDVSDHIYRQAITSAGTGCMAALDAERYLDNLK
- the pssA gene encoding CDP-diacylglycerol--serine O-phosphatidyltransferase, with product MAFWQDKPGFSLEAESCRILTDAKQYHTQLLTLIRGAQQRIYLTALYLQDDEAGREILSALHKVATERPQLEIHVLVDFHRAQRGLIGEAKSEGNAKLYCDMQAQFGSQVKVYGVPVKAKELFGVLHLKGFVIDDTVLYSGASINNVYLQYGDKYRLDRYFVIKNPALAASFCHFLDTYLLSSEAVPRLDLRPLKPFSELKLAQKQLMKQLKKAQYDMSAATAEKGLNVRAFLGFGRRTNKLNRLIKALFDTTERELLLYTPYFNFPAPLLRSLRRLLKEGKTVTIVIGDKTANDFYISPDQPFSRIGALPYLYETILYKFLKSQRRYLNAGQLNVYLWRDGNNSFHLKGINRDNQVHLMTGHNLNPRAWGLDIENGILIEDPEQQLEQAISQERDAILANCTKLAGPQDLETVDDYPSPVKKILGQAKRVKVDFIIKKFI
- the asnB gene encoding asparagine synthase B; translation: MCSIFGVLEIKSDSSVLREQAIEMSKRLRHRGPDWSGVYASEKAILVHERLAIVGVSSGAQPLYNPERTHILAVNGEIYNHKELAQQLSVPFTFQTQSDCEILLALYKQKGPEFLDDLNGIFAFCLYDEQEDAYLIGRDHIGIIPLYTGRDQHGNFYVASEMKALTPICNQIEEFPPGHYLYSKEGTLRPYYQRDWQQFDAIKDNKAEPGTVKEALEAAVKRQLMCDVPYGVLLSGGLDSSVISAITQKFAARRIEDDDATEAWWPKLHSFSIGLEGSPDLAAAQKVADQIGTVHHPIHFTVQQGIDALKEVVYHLETYDVTTIRASTPMYLMARYIKAMGIKMVLSGEGADELFGGYLYFHKAPNSQEFHEELNRKVSKLHMFDCLRANKSMAAWGVEARVPFLDKEFVDIAMRTNPDYKMCKEGRIEKHIIREAFDGYLPDDVLWRQKEQFSDGVGYSWIDSLKEYVDEKVSDQELASAQYRFPINTPDSKEAYYYRCIFESHFPGDAAAKCVPHGKSVACSTPEALAWDASFEQNADPSGRAANVHSHAYDNTNS
- the pcp gene encoding pyroglutamyl-peptidase I; protein product: MTKGTHKTVLLTGFEPFGGESINPSWQAVHQLDGCHVAGHTIRTKELPCEFDHALTQLNRAIDKYAPALVLCVGQAGGRADISIERVAININDARIPDNAGAQPIDTPVLAGGPAAYFAALPVKHMLNDLRQAQIPASISNTAGTYVCNHVMYGLLHYINEHQLNCRGGFIHIPYLPEQATHQIGAPSMSAPQVVDALKVMISSALTHDTDLQIAAGTTH
- a CDS encoding DUF979 domain-containing protein; this translates as MSTIASSASAQPAILSIDNIYLLIGFVVLFLVVKTLQDKHHPKRLTTALFWGLFGSVFLFGDLSAAYLGENLTHRWVGSFVIAIAILAGMGKVSMGSYDVPSDEVQTASARRIGNKLFIPAVLIPIVTVVCTILLKDIQVAGLFVFDQSHVTLAALTLACTVALLVSWKFTGGSPFQALGESRRLVDSIGWAAILPQMLAMLGGVFIVANTGTAIQDLVTLFVSPDNRFMLVVIYCVGMALFTMVMGNAFAAFPVMTAGIAVPFLIQGHGASPAPLVAIGMYSGYCGTLMTPMAANFNIVPAALLDLKDKYQVIKVQIPTALSLLIINILLMYGVIFND